The Poecile atricapillus isolate bPoeAtr1 chromosome 37, bPoeAtr1.hap1, whole genome shotgun sequence genome window below encodes:
- the POLR2G gene encoding DNA-directed RNA polymerase II subunit RPB7 yields the protein MFYHISLEHEILLHPRYFGPNLLNTVKQKLFTEVEGTCTGKYGFVIAVTTIDNIGAGVIQPGRGFVLYPVRYKAIVFRPFKGEVVDAVVTQVNKGEVVDAVVTQVNKVGLFTEIGPMSCFISRHSIPSEMEFDPNSNPPCYKTVDEDIVIQQDDEIRLKIVGTRVDKNDIFAIGSLMDDYLGLVS from the exons ATGTTTTACCAC ATCTCCCTGGAGCACGAGATCCTGCTCCACCCGCGCTACTTCGGGCCCAACCTGCTCAACACCGTCAAGCAGAAGCTTTTCACCGAGGTGGAGGGGACCTGCACCGGGAA GTACGGGTTTGTGATCGCCGTCACCACCATCGATAACATCGGGGCCGGGGTGATCCAGCCGGGCCGGGGCTTCGTTCTCTACCCCGTGCGCTACAAAGCCATCGTCTTCAGACCCTTCAAgggagaggtggtggatgcTGTGGTCACCCAGGTTAAcaag GGAGAGGTG GTGGATGCTGTGGTCACCCAGGTTAACaag gtcGGGCTGTTCACGGAGATTGGGCCGATGTCCTGCTTCATCTCGCGCCAC tccatcccctCCGAGATGGAATTCGACCCCAACTCCAACCCCCCCTGCTACAAAACCGTGGACGAG gacaTCGTGATCCAGCAGGACGACGAAATCCGGCTGAAGATCGTGGGGACCCGAGTGGATAAAAACGACATC tTCGCCATTGGCTCCCTCATGGACGATTACCTGG gTCTGGTCAGCTGA